CATTCTGTGGTCGGCATAATATTGCTCGACGTCAGTCTTGTCGCAAGGTTGATGTTGAGTATGTTCAAGCGTAGCAGATTGTCACGCTTTACCTCAATAAACTGAATGTCCGCATCTGTATCGGCACTATTCATTATGAATTCTGAAATTGAAATTGAATTTGACTTTTGGAATACACAGATTGGGCATATATTTTGGTTAAGTCAATTTTAACAGGTGGCTGAAGATGAGTAGCGTTTGGTGGGTGAATACTTTTGTTGGTCAAGAAGCTGGGGGAAATCCAACATGCGTGATACTTGATGATTTTGACGAAGTTACGCGTAGTCGGGCCTCTGTGGCCCGTGCGCTTAGGGCGCCTGATACTGCTTTCATAAAGAGAGCCTCTGCTGGCCTCACGATAAAATTTTTCTCGCCTTTGGAAGGAGAAATGTCTTTTTGCGGTCAAGGTTTCATTGCCGCCGATGCAGTGTTGCGTCAAGCGACAAAGGTTGCTGGGCCAATTGAATTTCTAACGACGGATGGCAATGTCCGGACTTTTGCGGAACCGGGCGATGGCGCACTGTCTTGGTTTGAAATTTTGAAGAGTCAAATTCGAATAGATTCCGGACCACGGCATTTGGGACACATAGTCGATAGCGGTCGCCGCCGCGCTTTTCTCCAAGTAGACAGTGCTGAGCTTGAGAATTTAAACCTCGATTCAAGCGAAGTAATTCGCACCTGTACCGAATATAACATTAAGGGGTTATGTTTTTATGCATATGAGAGGCGTGATGTTCTGCGCCTCCGCGTGTTTACAGTTTCCCTAGGCGGCAGGGAAGATATTTCTACTGGCGGTGCGGTTGCTGGTCTAGCCCCATTGATACCATCCGGAAAATGGCTTGTCCAGCAAGGTTCGGGACATTTTCTTAATCGCGGTGAATTGAGACTCAATAATAATATTGAAACTGATAGTATCTCAGTCGGGGGGTGCGTCGAATTTGTAGCCCAAGGTAATCTCCTCTAAGTCCGATGCATGAAAAATCTGCGCAATTACTTTAAACAAAAAATTCTACGCACTGCGAGCGAGCTGCTACGATCACATTTTTGTAGTGAATTATATTTACAAATTAATCAATTGACACAGGCGTCAAAAAAACGCCATCGCATATCCCAACTTATACGTCATTGCTGCTAGAATATTCGTAGGTTCCTCGACAGTTTTAAGAGTGTGGAGTACATCGAATGGAAAAACTTTTATTCTGTGATTTTGAATAATGTAATTTCAGGATCGGTTCTAGTCGTCCAGAATCCTACACTGGTTAATTCATTGTCCCCTTCATCTTCATTGCCCGGAATTCATTCGGAGTTCTAAAAATAAAAATCGAAGAATCGCGGAAGAGGTCCTATTCATCGTCAAGAATTAAAATGGTAAAGATGCCGCAACTTCGTATAACATCCGCTAACCACTTCGCTTCGGCACTGCCGGCCTCGCTTGGCCTGCGGCACATTCCCCTTCTGGCACTCGCTTGCATACGCAAGCTACGTGACCAGTCCCTAACGTCCCGAAATGTAATTAAACAGAAATGCAACCTTTAAATTTTAAATATCAACTTACGTAGAAATTCTTAGAAATTTGATACCCCTTTTACCTTGCACCTATAAATAATCAGTTTAAAAAAAAAGAAACTAACACTTTAGAATCATCGCAAATCAAGAAAATTTGCCTTTTATATATTTTTATAAACTCAGACCTACGTCTCTTTTATAAACTAAATTTTTAAGAAAAAAATGCAACGATCCAAATGATATTAATTAAAAGCACTATTATAAAACAAAAATAAATTGAAATACTAATTGCAAAATTTACCAAGTTACCCAAAATTTTAAGCCATATAAATCTCATCAGAGAAAATCGATTAAATGAAGAAGGATTTTAGGCCAATGAGTACCAAACGAAGTTTATCTCAACAACAAATAAAAGACATACTCTCAGTTCTAAAAAACAGGTTTGGAAAAAACATGAATCGTCACCTCAACTTGGAATGGAAGAAATTACAAAAAAAATTGGAAACTAACATCGAAAAACTTTGGTCACTTCATGAAATGGAAAGAACAGGTGGTGAACCCGATGTAATCAGATATGATCAAAAAACAAAAGAATACATATTCTATGACTGTTCCCCTGAATCACCGAAAGAAAGAAGAAGTCTTTGTTATGACCAAAAGGCATTGGAATCAAGAAAAGAGAACAAACCCAAAAATGGTGCTCTTGAAATGGCAAATGCAATGGGCATCAATTTACTTTCGGAAGAGCAATATAGAGAATTACAATCTTTTGGAAACTTTGACACAAAAACATCAAGCTGGATCTTAACTCCAACTAAAATTAGAGAATTAGGTGGAGCACTATTTGCAGATTTCCGTTATGATGAGGTATTCATTTATCACAATGGAGCTGAATCATACTACGCGGTAAGAGGATTTCGCGGATCTCTTCGGGTATGAAGACAAAACAAAAAGTCAAAAAAAGCGGAAACAGCCTGCGCTATTATTCAAATATCCTATTTTAGCAGTTGTGCTAATAACACAAATAAACCTTCTTATTGTTCATCATTGTTTGGAGAATGTACTTTAGCTTGTGCTTTAACAGTCTCAGTTTTTGCAATTGGGTGTGGGTTATGAAAAAAAATGAAACATTGTATAATTTTAGTTTCACAGCGAAAAAAAATCAAATAAACTTGATTCCATGTCAAATTTGTTCATAAATAGGTTGGCCCCAATTGAGGATTATAAGCGGAGATGGGAAAACTTTATACCATCTAACCTAGATTACGAGAAAACGTTTAGAGAAAATAGTCAAATTGGATTGGCGATAAAACCAAATGATACTCTTTGGTATATCAGAGAAATTGAAAATAAGATTTCCCTTTCAACAGGAAAATGGGGAACAAAACAGGCATTTGCCAATCGTTTAATCACAACCACTCAATCGGAACATTTATTCTCTTCAGCCTTTTGGAAAAAATATTCAGCAAATCGATGTTTGATTCCTGTTTTTGCATATTTTGAATGGCAAATGCAAATGACTGGTAAAAAACATAAGTTCAAAATTGAATTTAAGGATAAAAATTCCTTTTTTGGAGGAATATGGGGACCAATGCAGGAGAGCACGACTTGGGTAACGATTCTTACGCAAGAGGCAAATGAGAAAACCGCAGAAATCCATAATTCTGGCGATAATAAGCATAGACAACCAATTGTGATACGGAACGAAAATCAAAACTCGTGGTTAAATACAAAAGTAATTTCTGAGTCAGATACAAAAAATTTGATTACTCAGTTTCAACAAACTGAAATAATTACAGAAGATTTAGACCACGAACAGACTTTATTTGACTAATCATAAAACATCTAGTTCAATACCTGGCATAGGTATATAACCTGGTAAACTTTCTATACGATGTAACCATTTTTTTATATTTTTATATTCTGTTAGATCAACTTTGCCTTGGTGACTCAATGCTATATAAGGATACATTGCTATATCAGCAATACTTAAAGAGTCCGTTGCTATCCAAAGTCTCGAAGTTAACTTTTTATCTAATAGAGAAAGAAGATTTTCAGTAACTTGTTTTGTTTCTTCTAAATTGATGGTACGTCCCAATAAATAGTGCACCCTTAATGCCCCAGGTCCACGAGAAACTTCATTTGCAGCAGTTGAGAGCCAAGCAACGATCTCAGCTGACTTTGCGGGGTCATTAGGAAACCAATGTTCCTCTCCGTATGCACGAGCTAAATAAACTAAAATTGCCTGGCTATCTCTTAGAATTATATTATTATCTTTAAGAACGGGAACTTGGCCAAAAGGATTTAATTCTAGGAAGTTTTCAGACTTATGTATTTTATCCGCAGGATTTAAGCTTCTGCTTTCATACTGAAGATTCAAAAATGATAACAGTAACCTAATTTTGTAGCTATTTCCGGACATTGTAAATTCGAATAATTCAATCATAACCTTTTCTATACCAAGCTAACGTAAGAGCTAGCAATGTTTTTTTTAGATAAATAGTTTTCTAAAATTTTAAATCAAAAACAAACACTTCTATATAATTAGATAAATTCTTCATCACTAAGTTTAAAAAGTAATTTATTTCTTTACCTCATCGCCAAATATTATTCTGAATTCTTTCAATAAAATCAAAAATGTTTTTCTATTTTTCACAGACATTGCGCTCAATATAAGATCAAAATGGCTTAAAATTCTTTTTGGTAATATCTTTTCTAATGATTTACCTTTTACAGTGAGACTAATCAGAGTTGATCTTTTGTCAAGTTTCGATATTTCCACTTGAATCAGACCCGCACCTTCCATTCGGCTAATCATTTTCGATGCGGATGGTGCATCTTGTAGTGTTAATTCAATGATTTGTTTTTGACTCAATTTACCTTTTTGCCAAAGCATCGCCAATACCTGCCACTGTTCAGGTGACAATTTAAAATCTCTGAGACAACGGATCAGTTCTCTTCGAAAAAGAAGGGCAACCCGATTCAAATTAAACCCAATTTGGTCATCTAATAAAAACATATTATTTCGCTCATTTTATGTTAAGCAAATTTAGTTGTCCAGACAAATTTACAGTGACAAAAATTTATTGTCTAAAAATAATTGTTCTGACAACTATTTTGGAGTATTTTATGAAACAAATTGATATGGTTTTAAGAGTGTTACTCGGAACAGTTTTTATCTTATTCGGGTTTAATAAATTCTATGTTTACATGCCCACTCCACCGATGACACCAAATGCTGCAAATTTTATTGCTGCTATCATCAGTACCGGATATTTATGGGAGTTAGTTGGAGTATTGGAAATTTCGGGTGGTATTCTGGTTATCTGTAGAAAAACAACTGTCATTGGATTAATCATTTTAACTCCAATTATCATTAATATTATTTTATATTTAGGATTTTTACAATATAGTATTGGACCTGCCCCATTTCTGATGATTTTCTTTTTGCTATTAAGTTGCATTACCTTAGCATGGAAACGTAAAGCGAAGTGGGAAAAATTATTTCAGCTTAGGTGAAAATGTTAATTCATCAATTCGTTGCTCATGATTTTCAGTTGAAGTAACAAAAAAGAACATTTGAATCTGGATCGAAACAACCTGGAAGATTAAGACACAAACTAAATTTGATAATCAGGAATACTTATTACGATTTTAGTTTGTGAAAAATTAATCTCGTTTATATAACCAAGTTTTTATCAAACTTGTATACTTGGGCATAATCACAAAAACCATTAAAAATACAATGGTCGCTGAAATAAAAAAAGAATCAATGAGTCTATTTTCGGGGAGACCAAGATTACGTAGAATCGGAATAATAATAATCGGAACTAAATTAACCAAAGGAAAAATTGCAGAAAAAGTTACACAAAATTGTTTCCAGCGTAACGGAGGTTGAATGGACTGATTCTCAAAAGAGAATAAAAAATCAAGGCCAGATTTAGTTGCATATTGGTCGCCATTATCAAGAGAATTACTTATTTCCTGAATTAGCTGGCTTCTATTTACAGAATTCATCCAGTTATTTAAATTTTCTTCAGAATCAAACCTAATTATAAAAGTATAAGTTGTAGTAAGATTCGGAATTGGTTTGATAACCTGCCAATCCAAGTGGCCAACTGCAGCTTTGCAATATTCTGATATAATATTTAGCCAAGCTTCATATTTATTTTCCTCACCCTTCAAAACACGATGTGAAATTATAGCTGTGGCTCCATAAACATTCATTGCTGATAAGTTTACTTTTGAATTCATTAAACGTTAAATTGAAATACGATGCTTAACCGTCAAGATTAACTTAAAATCTAAAATTAGCCCTTTAAATAAAATTAAAAGGCTAATTTGTAAAAAAAAATTTGGTCACATCAATTGATATCGTCTATCTTAATATCATTTGGTGCTGGTCTACCAACTCCTTTTTCTATGGAATCTTTTAAACTTAATAAAAAAGTTGCCCATTTCATACTGCAATGAGCAGTAAATTCTGACTCTTTTTTCCAATCTTGATGCCTAAAATAGACAATTGTCATACTTCCTGCCTCTGACTCTTTACCCGAATTCAATTGAAAATCAATGTGTGAACCAATCCAATCTTCTGGGCCAGAAACACACTCCCATAACACACGTTTTGTTTCCATTTCTCTAACTTTCATTTCCATTGGATTTCCATGTCCAAATCCAAAAAAAATAGAATCTCCAACTGCAGACACCCCAGAAGTAAAATTTCCATCAACTTCATTTGTCCACCATTTTGATAAACCTGTTTTAGTTGTCAAAGCTTGCCTTACTTCTATTTCAGATGCTCTGACTCCTACTTTGTGATAAATTCCGTTCATAAGGTTCTCCTTTATATTTATAAAATTTTAAAACTACTGCTTTGTTTTAATCTTTTTGTTTTTCTCCCAGCCACTGTTCTAGGCCTTCAAGTATAGAGGTCCAACCATGGTTATGCATTTTGATTTGAATATCAGTGATTAGTTCCTCCTGAATGAGAGTAACTAAAGTTTGGATTTTTGGTTTAGAACCCTTGGTGTTTTCCGTGGAACCATCTTTAATTTCGATAAAAGTAATCGTAACAAGAGTATCTCTATTTTCCGTTGCCTGTGAACGCCAGGTGAATACAAGTTTTGTCGGTTCCTCAATGGTAATGTATTCTCCTTCGTGTGGCAGAATTTTTCCATCTAGTGACATATTGATTAAAAACTTTCCGCCAGGTTTCGAATCCATCGAAACTGATTCAATACCGATTCCATCTCCAGATAAAAACCAATTTGCAAAATCTTCTGCATTAAGCCATGCTCGAAAAAGTTTTGATGGATCTGCATTAATTTTTTTTTCGATTTTTAATACCTTTGGATTCATTTTCCTTCTCCTCAATAAATGCTTCTAACTTGACTAATTTGTTTGTCCAAAACTCTTGATGGTATGCAATCCAATCGGTTGCTTCCGAAAGAGTTTGTTTCTGTAATTCCAAACGAAAACTTCGGCCATCTTCAGGTGCTCTTACTTTCCTAATGAGTTGTGCTTCCGTTAACACTTCAATATGTTTAGCAACTCCTGCAAATGACATAGCAAAGGGCTCTGCAATTTCAGAAATGCTTAGTGGACCTTTCCGAAGCCGAGTCAACATTTGCCTTCTAGAATGGTCAGCAAGTGCTGCAAAAACTCGATCTAAAACCTGTTCCTTCTTCTTTAATTCAACCATTTAGTTGAATAAGATGATATCCATTTTTTTAGTCAATTATTAAACCAAATAGTTGAATAAATTTTAGCCAAAATACAAAATAAAACCGAGGTTTCACTGCCCAAGATTGTTTCTTAAATAAACAATGTCGTGATACAAACTACACCTACTTATCTCAATTCGTTCATTCATATGGTGTTTACAACCAAAGTCGTGTGGCGAGGATATCCTTTCGGGAGTGAATATG
This genomic stretch from Leptospira harrisiae harbors:
- a CDS encoding PhzF family phenazine biosynthesis protein, with the translated sequence MSSVWWVNTFVGQEAGGNPTCVILDDFDEVTRSRASVARALRAPDTAFIKRASAGLTIKFFSPLEGEMSFCGQGFIAADAVLRQATKVAGPIEFLTTDGNVRTFAEPGDGALSWFEILKSQIRIDSGPRHLGHIVDSGRRRAFLQVDSAELENLNLDSSEVIRTCTEYNIKGLCFYAYERRDVLRLRVFTVSLGGREDISTGGAVAGLAPLIPSGKWLVQQGSGHFLNRGELRLNNNIETDSISVGGCVEFVAQGNLL
- a CDS encoding DUF4256 domain-containing protein, with protein sequence MSTKRSLSQQQIKDILSVLKNRFGKNMNRHLNLEWKKLQKKLETNIEKLWSLHEMERTGGEPDVIRYDQKTKEYIFYDCSPESPKERRSLCYDQKALESRKENKPKNGALEMANAMGINLLSEEQYRELQSFGNFDTKTSSWILTPTKIRELGGALFADFRYDEVFIYHNGAESYYAVRGFRGSLRV
- a CDS encoding SOS response-associated peptidase family protein, whose product is MSNLFINRLAPIEDYKRRWENFIPSNLDYEKTFRENSQIGLAIKPNDTLWYIREIENKISLSTGKWGTKQAFANRLITTTQSEHLFSSAFWKKYSANRCLIPVFAYFEWQMQMTGKKHKFKIEFKDKNSFFGGIWGPMQESTTWVTILTQEANEKTAEIHNSGDNKHRQPIVIRNENQNSWLNTKVISESDTKNLITQFQQTEIITEDLDHEQTLFD
- a CDS encoding glutathione S-transferase family protein, translated to MIELFEFTMSGNSYKIRLLLSFLNLQYESRSLNPADKIHKSENFLELNPFGQVPVLKDNNIILRDSQAILVYLARAYGEEHWFPNDPAKSAEIVAWLSTAANEVSRGPGALRVHYLLGRTINLEETKQVTENLLSLLDKKLTSRLWIATDSLSIADIAMYPYIALSHQGKVDLTEYKNIKKWLHRIESLPGYIPMPGIELDVL
- a CDS encoding MarR family winged helix-turn-helix transcriptional regulator: MFLLDDQIGFNLNRVALLFRRELIRCLRDFKLSPEQWQVLAMLWQKGKLSQKQIIELTLQDAPSASKMISRMEGAGLIQVEISKLDKRSTLISLTVKGKSLEKILPKRILSHFDLILSAMSVKNRKTFLILLKEFRIIFGDEVKK
- a CDS encoding DoxX family membrane protein is translated as MKQIDMVLRVLLGTVFILFGFNKFYVYMPTPPMTPNAANFIAAIISTGYLWELVGVLEISGGILVICRKTTVIGLIILTPIIINIILYLGFLQYSIGPAPFLMIFFLLLSCITLAWKRKAKWEKLFQLR
- a CDS encoding antibiotic biosynthesis monooxygenase; this encodes MNSKVNLSAMNVYGATAIISHRVLKGEENKYEAWLNIISEYCKAAVGHLDWQVIKPIPNLTTTYTFIIRFDSEENLNNWMNSVNRSQLIQEISNSLDNGDQYATKSGLDFLFSFENQSIQPPLRWKQFCVTFSAIFPLVNLVPIIIIPILRNLGLPENRLIDSFFISATIVFLMVFVIMPKYTSLIKTWLYKRD
- a CDS encoding SRPBCC family protein produces the protein MNGIYHKVGVRASEIEVRQALTTKTGLSKWWTNEVDGNFTSGVSAVGDSIFFGFGHGNPMEMKVREMETKRVLWECVSGPEDWIGSHIDFQLNSGKESEAGSMTIVYFRHQDWKKESEFTAHCSMKWATFLLSLKDSIEKGVGRPAPNDIKIDDIN
- a CDS encoding SRPBCC family protein, which encodes MNPKVLKIEKKINADPSKLFRAWLNAEDFANWFLSGDGIGIESVSMDSKPGGKFLINMSLDGKILPHEGEYITIEEPTKLVFTWRSQATENRDTLVTITFIEIKDGSTENTKGSKPKIQTLVTLIQEELITDIQIKMHNHGWTSILEGLEQWLGEKQKD
- a CDS encoding ArsR/SmtB family transcription factor produces the protein MVELKKKEQVLDRVFAALADHSRRQMLTRLRKGPLSISEIAEPFAMSFAGVAKHIEVLTEAQLIRKVRAPEDGRSFRLELQKQTLSEATDWIAYHQEFWTNKLVKLEAFIEEKENESKGIKNRKKN